One window of the Colletotrichum destructivum chromosome 6, complete sequence genome contains the following:
- a CDS encoding Putative tubulin — protein MKGEILHLHLGQAGTQLGNSAWELYLLEHGLGSDGRPDPNAKDVVDGGSYETFFTETSNGKYVPRSLFVDLDPSPIDEIRTGGYRQLFHPELLISGKEDAANNYARGHYTIGKEMVDNVIDRVRRVADNCHSLQGFLIFHSFGGGTGSGFGALLLERLSTEYGKKSKLEFAVYPAPRVSTAVVEPYNAVLSTHSTIENSDCTFLVDNEAVYDICRRNLDIPRPGYEHLNRLIAQVVSSITSSLRFDGALNVDLNEFQTNLVPYPRIHYPLISYAPVISANKSSHESFKVQELTFQCFEPNNQMVVCDPRNGKYMAVALLYRGDVVPRDCNAAIAALKAKSSFNLVEWCPTGFKLGINYQKPMAVPAAAGDGGLASVDRSVSMLSNTTAIAEAWSRLDHKFDLMYSKRAFVHWYVGEGMEEGEFSEAREDLAALEKDYEEVAADSFEADEDDAEY, from the exons ATGAAGGGCGAG ATTCTTCACCTTCATCTCGGTCAGGCCGGTACCCAGCTGGGTAACTCTGCTTGGGAGCT TTACCTCCTCGAGCACGGCCTCGGCTCCGATGGTCGTCCCGACCCCAATGCCAAGGATGTCGTTGATGGCGGTTCTTACGAGACGTTCTTTACCGAGACTAGCAATGGCAAATACGTTCCTCGTTCCCTCTTCGTGGACCTCGACCCCTCTCCCATCGACGAGATCCGAACTGGCGGCTACCGCCAGCTTTTCCACCCCGAGCTGTTGATCAGCGGCAAGGAGGATGCCGCCAACAACTACGCCCGTGGCCACTACACCATTGGCAAGGAGATGGTTGACAATGTCATTGACCGCGTCCGCCGCGTCGCTG ACAACTGCCACTCTCTCCAGGGATTCCTGATCTTCCACTCCTTCGGTGGTGGTACCGGCTCCGGCTTTGGTGCCCTCCTGCTCGAGCGCCTCTCCACCGAGTACGGCAAGAAGTCGAAGCTCGAGTTCGCTGTCTACCCCGCCCCGCGCGTCTCGACCGCCGTTGTTGAGCCCTACAACGCTGTCCTGTCCACCCACAGCACCATCGAGAACTCGGACTGCaccttcctcgtcgacaacgagGCTGTCTACGACATCTGCCGTCGCAACCTTGACATCCCCCGTCCTGGCTACGAACACCTGAACCGCCTGATCGCCCAGGTCGTCAGCTCCATCACCTCGTCCCTCCGCTTCGACGGTGCCCTCAACGTCGATCTGAACGAGTTCCAGACCAACTTGGTTCCCTACCCCCGTATCCACTACCCCCTCATCAGCTACGCTCCTGTCATCTCGGCCAACAAGAGCTCTCACGAGAGCTTCAAGGTTCAGGAGCTTACCTTCCAGT GCTTCGAGCCCAACAACCAGATGGTCGTCTGCGATCCCCGCAACGGCAAGTACATGGCCGTCGCCCTTCTCTACCGTGGAGATGTTGTCCCCCGCGACTGCAACGCTGCCATCGCTgccctcaaggccaagtCTTCCTTCAACCTCGTCGAGTGGTGCCCCACTGGTTTCAAGCTCGGCATCAACTACCAGAAGCCCATGGCTgtccctgccgccgccggcgatggtggtCTTGCCTCCGTCGACCGCTCTGTCTCCATGCTGTCCAACACCActgccatcgccgaggcctggTCGAGACTGGACCACAAGTTCGATCTTATGTACAGCAAGCGCGCCTTCGTTCACTGGTATGTTGGTGAGGGTATGGAGGAGGGTGAGTTCAGCGAGGCCCGTGAGGATCTTGCTGCGCTCGAGAAGGATTACGAGGAGGTTGCTGCCGACTCCTtcgaggccgatgaggacgacgccgagtACTAA
- a CDS encoding Putative RNA recognition motif domain, nucleotide-binding alpha-beta plait domain superfamily translates to MAKRSTKLAASGKAIDPTLDALFASSAGPVKAPEKTSHPELSTPKARAEPQSADSDEELPDADEGDDEELSELGSDEDVDLDDIAEDESDAEDLEEEVSEPAPKAKKERKRKRVEDDIEGKYLSKLAEAEVTEKPAGKRSKKDTESKEDGEEATSETSSEAEESDAEAPLVHESLAADAKTKVKDSEMEKASRTVFLSNVASDAIDSKSAKRTLEAHLVSVLDKDATPPQKIESIRFRSIAFSGGALPKRAAYITKSLMNETTKSANAYVVFSTPAAARKVCAELNGTIVLDRHLRVDSVAHPAPTDHRRCIFVGNLGFIDDETILTTNEEGETVQKKRTKVPADIEEGLWRTFGKHAGKVENVRVVRDPKTRVGKGFAYVQFYDGNHVEAALLLDGKKYPPMLPRIMRVTRAKAPHKTALAMERTNKARAAQSGGPGAPGNTKYRAKITPEQQSKAGRAARLLGRSGANRERLGERGDRGKPRAPGNGSGAVPKDDMKAPEDFIFEGRRASAKDGRPKDLKFNKRSKPKGGGVKKSKPVGRGAKRAAEWKKKKN, encoded by the exons ATGGCAAAGAG AAGCACAAAactcgccgcctcgggcaagGCCATTGACCCCACCCTCGATGCCCTTTTCGCATCCAGT GCCGGTCCCGTTAAAGCTCCCGAGAAGACAAGTCACCCCGAACTATCCACACCAAAGGCAAGGGCCGAGCCCCAATCCGCCGATTCCGACGAGGAACTcccggacgccgacgagggagaCGATGAGGAGTTGTCCGAGCTTGGTAGTGACGAGGATGTTGATCTCGACGATAttgccgaggacgagtcGGACGCTGAGGACTTAGAGGAGGAAGTCTCAGAGCCAGCCCCAAAGGCGAAAAAGGAACGGAAGCGCAAGCGCGTAGAGGACGATATCGAGGGCAAGTACCTGAGCAAGCTCGCGGAGGCAGAAGTAACGGAGAAACCGGCCGGAAAACGCAGCAAGAAGGATACCGAGAGCAAAGAAGATGGCGAAGAGGCGACCTCTGAAACATcgtccgaggccgaggagtcCGACGCTGAAGCGCCCCTCGTCCACGAGTCGCTTGCCGCTGACGCCAAGACCAAGGTGAAGGATagcgagatggagaaggcgagCCGTACCGTGTTCCTCTCCAACGTCGCCTCCGATGCCATCGACAGCAAGTCGGCCAAGCGTACCCTCGAGGCCCACCTCGTCagcgtcctcgacaaggacgccACACCGCCGCAGAAGATTGAGTCGATCCGCTTCCGCTCCATCGCGTTCTCCGGCGGCGCTCTCCCCAAGCGCGCGGCTTATATCACAAAGTCCCTCATGAACGAGACGACAAAGTCGGCCAACGCCTACGTCGTTTTCTCCACACCTGCTGCCGCGCGCAAGGTCTGCGCTGAGCTCAACGGCaccatcgtcctcgaccgccaCCTGCGTGTCGACAGCGTCGCTCACCCGGCGCCCACggaccaccgccgctgcATTTTCGTCGGAAACCTCGgcttcatcgacgacgagaccatcCTTACCACCaatgaggagggcgagacaGTCCAGAAGAAGCGTACCAAGGTCCCCGCCGACATCGAGGAGGGCCTCTGGAGGACGTTTGGCAAGCAcgccggcaaggtcgagaacGTACGCGTTGTGCGCGACCCCAAGACGAGAGTGGGCAAAGGATTCGCCTACGTTCAGTTCTAC GATGGAAACCacgtcgaagccgcccttCTCCTGGATGGCAAGAAATACCCTCCCATGCTCCCCCGCATCATGCGCGTAACCCGCGCCAAGGCCCCTCACAAGACGGCCCTGGCCATGGAACGCACGAACAAGGCCAGAGCCGCCCAATCGGGCGGTCCCGGCGCGCCCGGTAACACAAAGTACCGCGCCAAGATCACCCCCGAGCAGCAGTCCAAGGCCGGCCGCGCGGCGCGCCTGCTGGGCCGCTCCGGCGCCAACCgcgagcgcctcggcgagaGAGGCGACAGAGGGAAGCCCCGCGCCCCCGGTAacggctccggcgccgtcccTAAGGACGACATGAAGGCGCCCGAGGACTTCATCTTCGAGGGCCGTCGCGCCAGCGCCAAGGACGGCAGGCCGAAGGACCTCAAGTTCAACAAGCGGAGCAAGCCCAAGGGGGGTGGCGTCAAGAAGTCGAAGCCTGTCGGCCGTGGCGCCAAGAGAGCGGCggagtggaagaagaaaaaaaactgA